From Aegilops tauschii subsp. strangulata cultivar AL8/78 chromosome 5, Aet v6.0, whole genome shotgun sequence:
TTTTACTTGTGAGGAGAAAGGCTATTGTTTTATTGTATTGAAGTCCTAAATATGCTGCTATTTGAATCTTTCCTTTGCTGTTGCCACTGGACTCTTGTCTGGTACTACATTCTGTGAGCAGTGACTCAGCACTGTACAGTACTACATTGTTTTGCAACAATGTGAGCCTCATAGAGACGTTACGATTCATATTTTTGGCCCTTAGTATTATTCATGTTCTTGACTTCAGTCATTTGTATTCTCGTGGCTTGATGATTCGTATTTGTCATTCCTACTCAGCGCTTACTGGCTGTAATAGTGTGATGATGGTTTGCATCGCTGATTGCTAAGCCAGCTAGCACGCATTATTGTTAAACTCAATTATTTCTCTTATGCCGCCTCAAGTTTATTCCACATTGTTTGTCTGAGTCAGTGTTTGCAGATCACAACTCTAAATATTGACAGTTTTGAAGATTTTGGACACCAATATTTGTAGATCACCAGCTACTCGATACAGGTTCGGTTGTTGATGAAATTGAATCTGAAACTTGATCTATCCGTTGTACATATATAAGTTGCCAGCAGCAAGACTTGTGTGTGATTGACGTGTGTGTTTAACTGTTTATGATGGGAGAAGAGTTGAGCTGAAAGATGATGATGAGGCTAATGCAGAAACCATTTCAGCCTGTTCAATTCAGCCCTTTTTTTAGGTCTTTACCATGCAATGAAAAGAAGGGTATTTGAAATTTTGAAGTGACACTAACATTTGTATTAGCTTAAAGAAGTACTACAACCTATTTGCCAAATTATAGTGCATAGAATTATTTTTTCTATAGTCAAACTTTTGACCAAGTTTATGTATACAAAAACAATAATTTACAATACTAAATATCATATAAAAATAtatctcatgatgaatctaatggtaaTATGAATGTTGATAATTTATTTATAAACTTCGTCAAAATTTAAGGATGACCTTGAAAAGAACTTATATGCACTATAATCTGGACTTCTGGAAGGGGTAATTATGTTTTATTCAGCAGATTTCTCATCGGAGATGCCGTTAATTAATTATCGTTGGTTGGTGAGTGCTCGGCGTTGGAACCTAGCTGCGGGTGTAAAGCCGGCATCTACGAGCCAGAATAATCACACAACGTCACATGTGCAGGCTACGCACCAGCCAGGCATGCAATGCGCGAGGTAATTTCCAGCCTCCAGCTAGCTTAGTTTGTTCCCGTCTGCCTCCGCACAGTAACGGATCAGCCGCTCGGAATCCTCACTCGTTTTACATATACTACCTCCGCTTCTCCAGGTACTAGCAAATCAATGGCGATAGCAGTGGGagtaggtgtgggtgagtggGCATGGTGGCTGGCCCTCACCCTCGGCGCCGTCCCGCTGCTCTGCCTCGCCGTCTGGCACTCCGCCGACGCGTGGTACCATGCCGCCTTCTTCCTCAGGCACGGTGGCCGGCGCCGCCTCCCGCCGGGCCACATGGGCCTGCCCTTCCTCGGCGAGACGCTCTCCTTCGTCTGGCACTTCAAGCTCGCGCGCCGCCCGGACGACTTCATCGCCGCCAAGAGGCGCGCGCACGGCTCCGGGGCCGGCATCTACCGGACGCACCTCTTCGGCTCCCCCGCCGTCATCGCGTGCTCTCCGGCGGCCAACAAGTTCGTGTTCCAGTCCGCCGATAACTTCGGCATACGGTGGCCGGTGCCGGAGCTCATCGGCCACAAGTCCATGGTCAACGTCGAGGGCGCCAGCCACGCCAGGCTTCGTGGGATCATCCTCACCGCCATCAACCGCCCCAGCTCGCTCCGGACCATCGCCGCCGTCGTGCAGCCGCGTGTTGTGGCGGCGCTGGCCGCGTGGGCAGACATGGGGACAATCGTTGCCTCCACCGAGATCAAGAAAGTAAGAGATCTCGGTGAGCATGCATGTGCTTTTCCTCTCTGTCAATAGTGAATAGTGATGCTCCTTAAATTGCACAGGTGACGTTCGCGAACATATTCAAAATGTTCATAAGCATGGAGCCGTCGCCATTGACGGAGCAGATCGACCAGTGGTTCGGCAGCCTGATGGCTGGCCTCAGGGCATTCCCCTTGGATTTTCCAGGGACAACATTTCACCACGCTCGCAAGGTAATCTGTTTTTTTTTCATACAATGCAGTAAATGGATCGGGTTACACTATCAAGAGAGAGTCAAGGTAATTTGTTTGCTCCTTGTTTTTACAGAAATCATTAAAATAACTGTAGAGGAATTTAACAACTTGTGCAGTGCCGTCGGAAGCTGAACGCGGTCTTCCGACATGAGCTGGAGGCAAGGAAGAAGGTGGACAAGAAGTGTGATGATCTCATGAGCGGGCTGATGTGCACCGAGGACGAGCAGGGGAAGAGGCTGAGCGATGAGGAGGTAGTGGACAACATGGTCAACCTCGTCGTAGCTGGCTACGAATCCACGGCCAGCGCCATCATGTGGGCTACCTACCACCTGGCCAAAtcccccgccgccctcgccaaGCTCCGAGAGGAGAACGTGGCAGTGAGCGAAAGCAAAGGTGGTTCATTGATGATCACCCATGATGACCTCCCGAGGATGAAGTACACGGCGAAGGTGGTGGAGGAGACGATCCGAATGGCCAACGTCGCCCCCATGGTGCACCGCGTGGCGAACCGGGACGTGGAGTATGGTGGGTACACGATCCCGGCGGGGTGGCCGGTGCTCGTGTGGGTGAGGTCGCTGCACACCGATCCAGTCTACTACCAGGACCCCCTCACCTTCAACCCCGACAGATGGGATGTAAGTTGTTGCTTTTCTCTCATTGATCATGGATGCAACTTCATCACGTACTCATCAATTGTCAACGAAGAACTTGATGAATGCAGAAACCAGTGAAGCCAGGGACGTACCAGGCATTTGGTGGCGGATATAGGATTTGCGCTGGCAACATGCTCGCGAAGTTGCAGATCACCATCATGCTCCATCACCTCTCCATTGGTTATGAGTGAGTGATGATATTACTTCAAATCCTATGTAATCACCACCATGAGATCAGTAGAATTCATTTGCTTATTTTTGTCTTGGCATTTGATTGATTTATTGTTTATTGCATAAACTGGCAGTTGATCCTAGTTTGCCATACAAATGATTGTTTCAGATGGGAGCTATTGAATCCTGATGCGAAGATCAATTACCTTCCGCACCCAAGGCCACTGGACGGCGCAGCCATGACCTTCCGTAAGCTTAGAGCTTGACGGAGATGCGTTCAATGTTTTTTTCTAGCTATGCTAGTGCATCAATGTTAATTCTATTAGTATTGTATGATCATATCAGAACTATAGCTAGTCTATCTTTTCCTGGAAATGACATTATCTTTGTAATAAAAAATGGGCATGTTGCTTTTAAATTTGGACTACAAGGGACAAGACCATTATAAGCTACTAGTTTTTTTTTTTGGGGGGTGATGAGAAGGCCATTTATGAAGCTCAGCTTGAGTACATTTGGTTGAATGGGTGCGCAATAGATGGGCCCGAGGGGCCAACGAGCCCGTGACCTTGGAGTCACTATATGTGTGCTCACAAGTCAAAGATAGGCAAGCTCCCGTGTGAAGTAACTCTAGATGGGACAGTTACAGATGTGTCCGATCAAtacatttaaaaaaattaaaaaataggATTCTTATTGAATGAACTTTATATTATTGTTAGGAAAATTAGTTTCACAATTGGTAAAAAAATATAtcccctccgatccatattaattgtcgtATACAAAGTTGTAATAAGTGtgcgacaattaatatggatcagaTGGAgttgaaaaaaatgttcatgtactTAAGTGTAAATATTTATATGTTCAAATAAAATAATCATCCCATagtaaaaaaaatatttttaagCACCGAGATAATattcatgtactccctccgttccgaattacttgtcgcaggtatggatgtatctagatgtattttagttctagatacatccatttctgcgacgagtaatttgaaacggagggagtactttaaaATATTCATACATTTCAATTAAGAAATCTTACAAAATCTTGCATAAGTGGCTGAATATATGTTCATAGAGGGTTTAAAACTAAAATGCAATAAAAGGAAAGGGAAAATGCAATAAAAGGAAATGAAAGTAAGAACAAAAACTAAAAGTAAAACTAAAATAGGAAAAGGTAAAgtgaaataaaaataaataaacaagaAAGAACAATAGGAAGAacgaaaagaaacaaaaaaacagCTATTGTGGTGCATGCATGTATTTTAATTCTGTCGTACTGCATCCTCATACCATAACTGCCTCTAGTCTATCTTGTCATTAAAAGCTTGTTTGATTGCTATGCATTTACTTCCTCCGTCCGGTGAAGAGTATACATCTACttcctcctttccggtttatagggctcaattcaaaaatctcatcaaccaagatagatggtgagtggtggaatactttttgtagtttgcaaaagcacctaattaatgctcttgttttccttaaaaaattctgtttatcaatgcattaattgtaatgcatgcatgcataaattacatgcattggtcaattttttCTTAATACTTGTATGCAATGATTTAATACACCTTGGAATCTAAACATGTGATGGGAAACAatcaaattgagccttataaaatggaaaaaactaaaattttgagataagccctataaaccggaaaggagggagtagaaattttAGGACAAATTATGGAGTTAAGTAAAAAATGCATTGGAAAGGTGGAAGCCGCCATCTCTCTCCTCTTTAATTACCCAACTCCAATGAGCTAAGTGCAAGTATAAATTAAAAAGACCATGTGTAGATTGCTATTGGTCTTGATTACTGTGTGATGAGAGAAAAGTATTTTTTTCTACTTTAAAGTGCATTGGAAAGATAGAAGTATACTCTTTTGTGGACAAATTTTAAAGTTAGATGTACACTCTTcaccagacggagggagtatttgtaaTCAAACAGGAGTATGATGCTTTACAATTTGTAAGATTTGAACCCAGGTGAACTGGGTTGACATTTTTTCTCCTGAACTTAGCTAGTGAGCTCCTATTTGCCGCTTTATAGCATGCAATAAGCAAGCTCCAACCATAAGCTATTTTCCATGGACCGACACTACTACGGGCCATCAATAATAATTATTTTTTATTAAATGTGTTTTTATTTAGTAAATTATAAAATATTTTCTATTAAATAGTTCAAATAATTGGGGAAACATAGCATAGAGTAACTAATTTTTTTTGACACACTTCAATAAAAATAATAAAGAAATATATGTTTAAAAATAAACTTCAACTCGTAGTAGAAAACATGTTATTATGCACAAGAAAAAATATTAATGTATTTCGAAAGAGcccatgtatttgaaaaaaagaTACATATGCACCTGATTATATGTTTATACAAATTTATATGTTCCGTGTTTCCTCACAAATAAATACAAAGTAGAAAAGAAATAGAGTAAAaaataaacaaaataaaaattagATAAACAAAAAGTAAGTAAAATAAGGAAGGAAGATGGAAAAGAAGATGAAAAGAAACatacacaacacacacacacagatgtcctaagagcatctccagccggcCCCCCAGGACCACTTTTTGAACGCCAGCGACTAAATTTTCAGCCGTGACCCCAAAACCTCAGTTTTCGCCGGATTTGGCTAAATTAGAGCCGGCGGTCTCAGGCGAAACCCAGCCCACCGGGGGCACTTgggggaggagagagagaagaTTTTGCATGAGTTTGGCCCACATTCAGCCTTCCACTCCCTCTCTCTACCCTTTTTCTTTGCACGGGCCCGCCTCCCAACTCGCCGCCTGCCTGCCTCGTCGCCTCCCCGCCTTGCTCGCCGCCTCGCCACCTTCCCTTCCGTCGCCGCGCAGAGCACCTCGCTGCGGCATGGCCACAGCCGCCGGGCTCGCCCCGTGCCCGCGCCAAGCCAGAGCTGCTGCTGCGGGGGGAGTTCACTAGCGCCGTCAAGCCATGCTGGAGCTGCTACCACGGGGCTTGCTGGCCAGCAGCAGCGCGTTcgtgacaggaggaggaggaggcgagcaGGCGTGCCGACGAGGCCGTGGCGTGGCGGAGCAGGAGGGCGTATGCGAGGACGGGGCCGGGTCAGCCCGACTCGCGGGCGTGCAGGAGCTCATGGGCTTGGGCAGCAGGAGCTCGCGGGCTCGGCGGCAAGGCCCGGGCGTGGCGGGCAGCAGAAGCTCGCGGACGCGCGGGGGCGGGCTCCAGCGAGTACGGCGCGGGGCGCGCCCGGGGTGGGTGAGGGCGCGACGCGGCGGCTCCGGCTAGAGCGTGCAGGGGTTCGGCGCGGCGTTCGCCGGCGCGGGCGCGGGTACGCGACGTGCTGGCGAGCAGCTGCACGAGCGCGCGGGCGAGGGCGGGGCACGCGGAGCCACGCCGTCGGGGAGCTACGGGGCGCGCTGCGCTGGAGCGTTGGCACGGCGAGCGGCACAACGAGCGAGCACGGCGACATGCTGGAGCAGTGCATGTGAGCATCTGGGTGGGGAGACGGCTGGAAAAATCCTCCACCCAAGTGCATAAATTCCATTGGGGCAACTCGAGGAGGTAAAAAAAAATGCCTCCTGGGGGcacaacggctggagatgctctaagcatTGTTGGGCACAGGGTGGACAATAATTTTTTCTTTGCTTACTAGTTGAGGGAAACATAATAATGTAAGATAAAAAAAATATGTTATTTTACTTAAATATAATTAATTATATGTTTGAAATAAAATGTTCATCTATAAAACATGGTCCTATGCACTAGGAAACATATTTGGTATTTCAAAAGGGTCCATATATTTGGAAGCAATCATGAAAGTTGTTCATATGTGTCAGACTATATGTTTATACAGTTTAATATTTTACGTATGCCTTTATAATGAAGGacgaaaaaaagaaagaaaagtgAAAATAAGTATATAAGaaacaagaaaagaaacagaaaata
This genomic window contains:
- the LOC109753802 gene encoding ent-kaurenoic acid oxidase 1, whose product is MCRLRTSQACNARGTSKSMAIAVGVGVGEWAWWLALTLGAVPLLCLAVWHSADAWYHAAFFLRHGGRRRLPPGHMGLPFLGETLSFVWHFKLARRPDDFIAAKRRAHGSGAGIYRTHLFGSPAVIACSPAANKFVFQSADNFGIRWPVPELIGHKSMVNVEGASHARLRGIILTAINRPSSLRTIAAVVQPRVVAALAAWADMGTIVASTEIKKVTFANIFKMFISMEPSPLTEQIDQWFGSLMAGLRAFPLDFPGTTFHHARKCRRKLNAVFRHELEARKKVDKKCDDLMSGLMCTEDEQGKRLSDEEVVDNMVNLVVAGYESTASAIMWATYHLAKSPAALAKLREENVAVSESKGGSLMITHDDLPRMKYTAKVVEETIRMANVAPMVHRVANRDVEYGGYTIPAGWPVLVWVRSLHTDPVYYQDPLTFNPDRWDKPVKPGTYQAFGGGYRICAGNMLAKLQITIMLHHLSIGYEWELLNPDAKINYLPHPRPLDGAAMTFRKLRA